The Rhodoferax sediminis genome has a segment encoding these proteins:
- a CDS encoding NADP-dependent malic enzyme, with protein MTDSISPAEAALRDAAREYHRSPVRGKISITPTKPLSNQRDLSLAYSPGVAYPCLDIEADPALAAEYTSRANLVGVITNGTAVLGLGDIGPLAAKPVMEGKGCLFKKFAGIDVFDIELAERDPDKLVDIIAAMEPTLGGINLEDIKAPECFYIEKKLRERMKIPVFHDDQHGTAIISAAAMLNGLELVGKKIEDVKIAVSGAGAAALACLDVMVGLGAQAKNIYACDSKGLIYQGRAGGFDDSKTRYAQKDTGARTLADVFHNADVFLGCSAPGVVTQEMVKTMAPRPIILALANPEPEIRPELAKAVRPDCIIATGRSDYPNQVNNVLCFPYIFRGALDCGATTINEAMKLACVRQIADLTKADISEEVAHAYVGQELVFGPDYIIPKPFDSRLILRIAPAVAQAAQDSGVATRPITDMRAYRQQLTRHVYSTGMVMQPVFNAAQAVPDEKKRVAYAEGEDERVLRAVQLVLDEGLARPILIGRPAVIETRIAKAGLRLRLGQDVECVNPEDDPRFRQYWETYHHLMGRRGVTPEAAKAAVRRSTTTIGSLMVKLGDADAMLCGLLGRFDIHLEHVRDIIGLREGASGFATVNALMLDTHTLFIADTFVNEDPSAEQLASIALMAVEEIRRFGIPPKVAFLSHSNYGSSNRASARKMRLAQELFAKMAPDVESDGELHGDAALSEEVRRTSLMDTRLSGEANILICPNLDAANILFNVLKMTGGHGVTIGPVLLGAAATVHVLTPSSTVRRVVNMTALAVATSAAHR; from the coding sequence ATGACCGATTCCATCTCCCCCGCCGAGGCCGCCCTGCGCGACGCTGCCCGCGAATACCACCGCAGTCCGGTGCGCGGCAAGATCTCCATCACGCCGACCAAGCCGCTGTCGAACCAGCGCGACCTGTCCCTGGCCTATTCGCCCGGCGTCGCCTACCCCTGCCTCGACATCGAGGCCGATCCGGCCCTCGCGGCCGAATACACCTCGCGCGCCAACCTGGTGGGCGTGATCACCAACGGCACGGCAGTGCTCGGCCTGGGCGACATCGGCCCGCTGGCGGCGAAACCGGTGATGGAAGGCAAGGGCTGTCTGTTCAAGAAGTTTGCCGGCATCGACGTGTTCGACATCGAACTGGCCGAGCGCGACCCGGACAAGCTGGTTGACATCATCGCGGCGATGGAGCCGACGCTGGGCGGCATCAACCTGGAAGACATCAAGGCGCCGGAGTGCTTCTACATCGAGAAAAAACTGCGCGAGCGCATGAAGATTCCGGTGTTCCACGACGACCAGCACGGCACCGCGATCATCTCGGCGGCGGCCATGCTGAACGGGCTGGAGCTGGTGGGCAAGAAGATCGAGGACGTCAAGATCGCGGTGTCGGGCGCGGGCGCCGCCGCGCTGGCCTGCCTGGACGTGATGGTCGGCCTGGGCGCGCAGGCGAAGAACATCTACGCGTGCGACTCCAAGGGCCTGATCTACCAGGGCCGCGCCGGCGGCTTCGACGATTCGAAGACGCGCTACGCGCAAAAAGACACCGGCGCGCGCACGCTGGCCGACGTGTTCCACAACGCCGACGTGTTCCTCGGCTGCTCGGCGCCGGGCGTGGTGACGCAGGAGATGGTCAAGACCATGGCGCCCCGGCCCATCATTCTGGCGCTGGCCAACCCCGAACCCGAGATCCGGCCCGAACTGGCCAAGGCCGTGCGCCCCGATTGCATCATTGCCACCGGCCGCTCGGACTACCCGAACCAGGTCAACAACGTCCTGTGCTTTCCCTACATCTTCCGCGGCGCCCTCGATTGCGGCGCCACCACGATCAATGAGGCCATGAAGCTGGCCTGCGTGCGCCAGATTGCGGACCTGACCAAGGCCGACATCAGCGAGGAGGTCGCGCACGCCTACGTGGGCCAGGAGCTGGTGTTCGGCCCCGACTACATCATCCCCAAGCCGTTTGATTCGCGCCTGATCCTGCGCATTGCGCCCGCGGTGGCGCAGGCCGCGCAGGACTCCGGCGTGGCCACCCGGCCGATCACCGACATGCGCGCCTACCGCCAGCAGTTGACGCGCCACGTTTACTCCACCGGCATGGTCATGCAGCCGGTGTTCAACGCCGCGCAGGCCGTGCCCGACGAGAAAAAGCGCGTGGCCTATGCCGAAGGCGAAGACGAGCGCGTGCTGCGCGCCGTGCAGCTGGTGCTCGACGAAGGCCTCGCGCGCCCGATCCTGATCGGCCGCCCCGCCGTGATCGAAACCCGCATCGCCAAGGCCGGCCTGCGGCTCAGACTGGGGCAGGACGTAGAGTGCGTGAACCCCGAAGACGATCCGCGCTTTCGCCAGTACTGGGAGACCTACCACCACCTCATGGGCCGGCGTGGCGTGACGCCGGAGGCCGCCAAGGCGGCCGTGCGCCGCTCCACCACCACCATCGGCTCGCTGATGGTCAAACTCGGCGACGCCGATGCCATGCTGTGCGGCCTGCTGGGCCGCTTCGACATCCACCTGGAGCACGTGCGCGACATCATCGGCTTGAGAGAAGGCGCGTCCGGCTTCGCCACGGTGAACGCGCTGATGCTGGACACGCACACCCTGTTCATCGCCGACACCTTCGTCAACGAAGACCCGAGCGCCGAGCAGCTGGCCAGCATCGCGTTGATGGCGGTCGAGGAGATCCGGCGCTTTGGTATTCCGCCCAAGGTGGCGTTCCTGTCGCACTCGAATTACGGCTCCTCGAACCGCGCCTCGGCGCGCAAGATGCGGCTGGCGCAGGAGCTGTTTGCGAAGATGGCGCCCGACGTGGAGTCCGATGGCGAGTTGCATGGCGACGCGGCGCTGTCGGAGGAGGTGCGGCGCACGTCGCTGATGGACACGCGGCTGTCGGGCGAGGCCAACATCCTGATCTGCCCGAACCTGGACGCCGCCAACATCCTGTTCAATGTGCTCAAGATGACGGGCGGCCACGGCGTCACGATCGGGCCTGTGCTGCTGGGCGCGGCCGCGACGGTGCATGTGCTGACACCGTCATCCACCGTGCGGCGCGTGGTGAACATGACGGCACTGGCGGTGGCGACCTCGGCCGCCCATCGGTAG
- the kynB gene encoding arylformamidase, producing the protein MKKIWDISPPVDEHAAVFPGDAAYSQQLHFALGPGCPVNVNTLTFSPHTGAHADAPMHYANGAAAIGAVDLLPYLGPCRVIHCIACGPLVLPRHIEHALHALPARMLLRTSAVARQDWASFTAIAPETIALLATKNVALVGIDTPSVDPATSQDLPAHHQLLRHGLRVLENLVLDAVPEGDYELIALPLKLVRADASPVRAILREL; encoded by the coding sequence ATGAAAAAGATCTGGGATATTTCACCCCCCGTTGACGAGCACGCCGCCGTTTTCCCCGGCGACGCGGCGTACTCGCAGCAACTGCACTTTGCGCTCGGGCCGGGCTGCCCGGTCAACGTCAACACGCTCACTTTCTCGCCCCACACCGGGGCGCACGCCGATGCGCCCATGCACTACGCCAATGGCGCAGCAGCGATCGGCGCCGTGGACCTGCTGCCGTACCTGGGCCCGTGCCGCGTGATCCACTGCATAGCCTGCGGGCCGCTGGTGCTGCCACGGCACATCGAGCACGCCCTGCACGCCTTGCCCGCGCGCATGCTGCTGCGCACGTCGGCGGTGGCCCGCCAGGATTGGGCATCCTTTACGGCGATAGCCCCCGAGACCATTGCGCTGTTGGCTACCAAAAACGTAGCGCTCGTCGGCATCGACACACCCAGCGTGGACCCGGCGACCAGCCAGGACCTGCCCGCGCACCACCAGTTGCTGCGGCACGGGCTGCGCGTGCTGGAGAACCTGGTGCTCGATGCCGTGCCCGAGGGCGACTACGAGCTGATCGCCCTGCCGCTGAAGCTGGTGCGCGCCGACGCCTCGCCGGTGCGCGCGATCCTGCGTGAACTCTGA
- a CDS encoding nucleobase:cation symporter-2 family protein — protein MTETVHPVDEHLPAGKLTALGLQHVLVMYAGAVAVPLIVGRALNLSPEHVAMLVSADLFCCGIATLIQSLGATRWFGIKLPVMMGVTFAAVSPMVAIANANPGPSGAQILFGSIIGAGIISILIAPFVSRMLRFFPPVVTGTIIAIIGITLMRVGINWIFGNPFGPTAPNVVDPAYLKWLADATAPGSALPAVPKGLAIIPTVPNPKYADLTGVGVAAVVLATILLICRFTKGFLANISVLIGIVVGGVLATAIGLMTFDKVGKAAWFDIVLPFQFGMPIFDVVSILTMSLIMIVVMIESTGMFLALSEMTGRKIEQPDLARGLRTDGLGTLIGGIFNTFPYTSFSQNVGLVAVTGVRSRFVCAAGGVILIVLGLLPKMGALVESLPTVVLGGAGLVMFGMVAATGIRILAGVDFKTNRYNSLIVAIAIGVGMVPLIAPNFKQWMPHAIHPLIESGILLTSIAAVLLNLYFNGARQDTEATVAAARQADAH, from the coding sequence ATGACCGAAACCGTTCACCCCGTTGACGAGCATCTGCCTGCGGGCAAACTCACGGCCTTGGGCCTGCAGCACGTGCTGGTGATGTACGCCGGCGCCGTGGCGGTGCCGCTGATCGTGGGCCGCGCGCTCAATCTCAGCCCCGAGCACGTGGCCATGCTGGTCTCCGCCGACCTGTTTTGCTGCGGCATCGCCACGCTGATCCAGTCACTGGGCGCCACGCGCTGGTTCGGCATCAAGCTGCCGGTCATGATGGGCGTCACCTTTGCCGCCGTCTCGCCGATGGTCGCCATCGCCAACGCCAACCCTGGCCCGAGCGGCGCGCAAATCCTGTTCGGCTCCATCATCGGCGCCGGCATCATCTCGATCTTGATCGCGCCCTTTGTCAGCCGCATGCTGCGGTTCTTTCCGCCGGTGGTCACCGGCACCATCATTGCGATCATCGGCATCACGCTGATGCGCGTGGGCATCAACTGGATCTTCGGCAACCCGTTCGGCCCGACCGCGCCCAATGTCGTGGACCCGGCCTACCTGAAGTGGCTGGCCGACGCGACCGCGCCCGGCTCGGCCCTGCCGGCTGTGCCCAAGGGACTGGCCATCATCCCGACCGTCCCCAACCCGAAATACGCCGACCTGACCGGCGTGGGCGTTGCCGCGGTGGTGCTCGCCACGATCCTGCTGATCTGCCGCTTCACCAAGGGCTTTCTGGCCAACATTTCGGTGTTGATCGGCATCGTGGTCGGCGGCGTCCTGGCCACGGCCATTGGCCTGATGACCTTCGACAAGGTCGGCAAGGCGGCCTGGTTCGACATCGTGCTGCCGTTCCAGTTCGGCATGCCCATCTTCGACGTGGTGTCGATTCTCACCATGTCCCTGATCATGATCGTGGTCATGATCGAATCCACCGGCATGTTCCTGGCGCTGAGCGAGATGACGGGGCGCAAGATCGAGCAGCCCGACCTGGCGCGCGGCCTGCGCACCGACGGCCTGGGCACGCTGATCGGCGGCATCTTCAACACCTTCCCCTACACCAGCTTCTCGCAGAACGTGGGCCTGGTCGCCGTCACCGGCGTGCGCAGCCGCTTCGTCTGCGCGGCCGGCGGCGTCATCCTGATTGTGCTGGGCCTGCTGCCCAAGATGGGCGCGCTGGTCGAGTCGCTGCCCACCGTGGTGCTCGGCGGCGCGGGCCTCGTGATGTTCGGCATGGTGGCCGCCACCGGCATCCGCATTCTGGCGGGAGTGGACTTCAAGACCAACCGCTACAACTCGCTGATCGTGGCCATCGCCATCGGCGTCGGCATGGTGCCGCTGATTGCCCCCAATTTCAAGCAATGGATGCCGCATGCCATTCACCCGCTGATCGAATCGGGCATCCTGCTGACTTCCATTGCCGCCGTGCTGCTGAACCTGTACTTCAATGGCGCCAGGCAAGATACCGAGGCCACCGTCGCCGCCGCGCGCCAGGCCGACGCGCACTGA
- the kynU gene encoding kynureninase has translation MTSLTDCQQRDAQDPLRSLRDQFSIPGGVIYLDGNSLGVLPKTAAARVAEVVTQEWGSGLIRSWNSAGWFEMPQRLGDKIARLIGAAPGEVVATDSTSINLYKVLSAALHIAAQDAPQRKLIVSERSNFPTDLYIAQALCAERGLRLQLVEPEEIPAALTPEVAVLMLTHVNYRTGAMHDMAAVTAAAHAAGALTVWDLAHSAGAVPVDLNAARADFSIGCGYKYLNGGPGAPAFVWVHPRHADRFWQPLAGWWGHAAPFEFTPGYRPAPGIARYLCGTQPMLSLAALECGLDTVLAAEPLGGMAALRAKSLALSDLFIELALQRCAGHGLGLATPRAHEQRGSQVCLTRTNPKAPDGASGAYAIVQALIARGVIGDFRAGDGDRHPDILRFGLTPLYLGFEDVWQAVEHLRQVLESGEWRRPEFNQKMAVT, from the coding sequence ATGACCAGCTTGACAGACTGCCAGCAGCGCGACGCGCAAGACCCCCTGCGCTCTCTGCGCGACCAATTTTCTATTCCGGGCGGCGTGATCTACCTGGACGGCAACTCGCTCGGCGTGCTGCCCAAAACGGCGGCGGCCCGCGTCGCCGAGGTCGTGACGCAGGAATGGGGCAGCGGCCTGATCCGCTCCTGGAACAGCGCCGGCTGGTTCGAGATGCCGCAGCGCCTGGGCGACAAGATCGCGCGGCTGATCGGCGCCGCGCCGGGCGAGGTGGTGGCGACCGACAGCACCTCGATCAACCTGTACAAGGTGCTGAGCGCGGCCCTCCATATTGCCGCGCAGGATGCGCCGCAGCGCAAGCTGATCGTGAGCGAGCGCAGCAACTTCCCGACCGATCTCTACATCGCACAGGCGCTGTGCGCCGAGCGCGGCCTGCGCCTGCAACTGGTCGAGCCGGAGGAAATACCGGCGGCCCTCACGCCCGAGGTCGCGGTGCTGATGCTGACCCACGTCAACTACCGCACGGGCGCGATGCACGACATGGCGGCGGTCACCGCGGCAGCGCATGCGGCCGGCGCCCTCACGGTCTGGGACCTGGCGCACAGTGCGGGCGCCGTGCCGGTGGACCTGAACGCGGCCAGGGCCGACTTCAGCATCGGCTGCGGCTACAAATACCTCAACGGCGGACCGGGCGCGCCAGCCTTCGTCTGGGTCCACCCGCGGCATGCCGACCGCTTCTGGCAGCCGCTGGCGGGGTGGTGGGGCCATGCCGCGCCGTTCGAGTTCACACCCGGGTACCGGCCCGCGCCGGGCATCGCGCGCTACCTGTGCGGCACCCAGCCGATGCTCAGCTTGGCGGCGCTGGAGTGCGGGCTCGACACCGTGCTGGCCGCCGAACCGCTGGGCGGCATGGCGGCCCTGCGCGCCAAGTCGCTGGCCTTGAGCGACTTGTTCATCGAACTGGCGCTGCAGCGCTGCGCCGGCCACGGCCTGGGCCTGGCCACACCGCGCGCGCACGAACAACGCGGCTCGCAGGTCTGCCTGACGCGCACGAATCCGAAGGCGCCCGATGGTGCATCGGGCGCCTACGCCATCGTGCAGGCGCTGATTGCGCGCGGCGTGATCGGGGACTTCCGCGCGGGCGACGGCGACCGGCACCCGGACATCCTGCGCTTTGGCCTGACGCCCTTGTACCTCGGCTTCGAGGACGTCTGGCAGGCGGTCGAGCACCTGCGGCAGGTGCTCGAGAGCGGTGAATGGCGCAGGCCCGAATTCAACCAGAAAATGGCGGTGACGTGA
- a CDS encoding FAD-dependent monooxygenase, giving the protein MIRQALISGGGIGGLAAALACTRAGWEVRLFEQAARFSEVGAGIQLGPNVTRVLQDWDLAGALAEVAAFPDRLQVRHAVSGQALGVLPLGAAMLQRYGAPYATVHRADLHQLLLAQVRERTDATLNLNYCLARFTQTGDAVTVQGRVQSGEEISKKPPAWGPQIEGDALIGADGLWSPVRQWLLADGPPRVTGHLAYRALLPQSRLPEQLRSQHVTAWLGPRLHVVQYPVRGGEWLNVVGIVQGRLDAASSADLDNWDHATNAQALRAALAGTCAPLQDLVNAIDTWRLWVLCDRPPLQGAQQQAQGRVALLGDAAHPMRPYLAQGAGMAIEDAAELGRALGQALDPALDVPTMLARYALNRWQRNAQVQARAIRNGQIFHADGLVSWGRDAALKLLGERLLDLPWLYGGT; this is encoded by the coding sequence ATGATTCGGCAGGCATTGATTTCGGGCGGTGGTATTGGCGGCCTCGCGGCGGCGCTGGCCTGCACGCGCGCGGGCTGGGAGGTGCGGCTGTTCGAGCAGGCCGCCCGGTTCAGCGAGGTCGGCGCGGGCATCCAGCTCGGGCCGAATGTGACGCGCGTGCTGCAGGACTGGGATCTGGCCGGAGCCTTGGCGGAAGTCGCCGCCTTTCCCGATCGTCTGCAGGTGCGCCATGCCGTCTCGGGCCAGGCGCTCGGCGTGCTGCCGCTCGGCGCCGCGATGCTGCAGCGCTACGGCGCGCCCTACGCCACGGTACACCGGGCCGACCTGCACCAACTGCTGCTGGCCCAAGTGCGGGAGCGCACGGATGCGACGCTGAATCTCAACTACTGCCTGGCACGCTTCACGCAAACCGGCGATGCCGTGACGGTGCAAGGCCGGGTGCAGTCGGGCGAAGAAATTAGCAAGAAGCCGCCAGCCTGGGGCCCGCAAATCGAAGGCGACGCGCTGATCGGGGCCGATGGCCTGTGGAGCCCGGTGCGCCAGTGGCTGCTGGCCGATGGGCCGCCGCGCGTTACCGGCCACCTGGCCTACCGCGCGTTGCTGCCGCAGTCGCGCCTGCCCGAGCAGCTGCGCAGCCAGCACGTCACCGCGTGGCTGGGGCCGCGCCTGCACGTGGTGCAGTACCCGGTGCGCGGGGGCGAATGGCTCAACGTGGTCGGCATCGTGCAGGGGCGCCTGGATGCGGCCAGCAGCGCGGATCTGGACAACTGGGATCACGCCACCAACGCCCAGGCGCTGCGCGCTGCGCTGGCAGGCACCTGTGCGCCGTTGCAGGACCTGGTCAACGCCATCGACACCTGGCGCCTGTGGGTTCTGTGCGACCGGCCACCCTTGCAGGGCGCGCAGCAGCAGGCGCAGGGGCGCGTGGCGCTGCTGGGCGATGCCGCGCATCCGATGCGCCCGTACCTGGCGCAGGGTGCGGGCATGGCGATCGAAGACGCGGCCGAGCTCGGGCGCGCGCTCGGCCAGGCGCTGGACCCGGCGCTCGATGTGCCCACCATGCTCGCCCGTTACGCACTCAATCGCTGGCAGCGCAATGCACAGGTGCAGGCCCGCGCGATTCGGAACGGGCAGATTTTTCATGCCGACGGGCTGGTCAGTTGGGGACGCGACGCGGCGCTCAAGCTGCTGGGCGAGCGGCTGCTGGATCTGCCGTGGCTGTACGGCGGGACGTAG
- a CDS encoding aconitate hydratase, whose translation MKTAAHPFASTVKSFKTASGKTGSFYSLPALTRQFPGIARLPVSLRIVLESVLRNCDGKKVTAEHVAQVANWGPTEDRTDEIPFVVARVMLQDFTGVPLLADIAAMRSAAVRLGKDPKRIEPLVPVDLVVDHSVMVDYYGIKNALTLNMELEFKRNRERYEFMKWGMQAFDTFRVVPPGVGICHQVNLEYLGRGVHKTKDHVYYPDTLVGTDSHTTMINGIGVVGWGVGGIEAEAAMLGQPVYLLTPDVVGMELTGRLREGVTATDLVLTVTQVLRQHKVVGKFVEFFGEGTRTLAVPDRATLGNMSPECGATVNFFPVDEKTLEYFVGTGRSKDEIEAFEAYFKAQGLFGVPKSGEIDYSQVIRLDLGDVTPSLAGPRRPQDRIDLGKMKSQFATLFSKPNAENGFNQRADRLDTRYPVHTAVPRTNGAPPAPPLPLGAARDVAEMVLNRPTLESSKAHAGVPEPMERDIMLGNGDVLIAAITSCTNTSNPSVMLAAGLLAKKAVQAGLRVQPHIKTSLAPGSRIVTEYLTQTGLMPYLEQLGFGLVGYGCTTCIGNSGDLTPQLNDAINQNNLVCAAVLSGNRNFEARIHPNIKANFLASPPLVVAFAIAGTVRRDLMTEPVGQGTGGKDVYLGDIWPTSDEIYKLMKFAMNGKAFRENYARIASQPGALWEEIEGVAGEAYAWPPSTYIAEPPFFDGFALEEGASRSDAVGAIEVKGARIMALFGDSITTDHISPAGAIAEKSPAGQWLLKNGVAKADFNSYGSRRGNHDVMMRGTFANVRIKNLMVPPGPDGSREEGGVTLLQPDGAKMFIYDAAMKYMASGVPTVVFAGEEYGNGSSRDWAAKGTQLLGIKAVVARSFERIHRSNLVGMGVLPLQFKGADSWQSLKLTGNEVIAITPHPDLKPQSDARLVITRGDGSKTEVTVTLRIDTPIEVDYYRNGGILPFVLRQLLA comes from the coding sequence ATGAAAACCGCGGCACATCCTTTTGCATCCACCGTCAAGTCTTTCAAGACGGCGTCGGGTAAAACCGGCAGCTTTTACTCCCTGCCAGCGTTGACCCGGCAATTCCCCGGCATCGCGCGGCTGCCGGTGTCGCTGCGCATCGTGCTGGAGTCGGTGCTGCGCAATTGCGATGGCAAGAAGGTCACGGCCGAGCATGTGGCGCAGGTGGCCAACTGGGGCCCGACCGAAGACCGCACCGACGAAATCCCGTTCGTGGTGGCGCGCGTGATGCTGCAGGACTTCACCGGCGTGCCGCTGCTGGCCGACATTGCCGCCATGCGCAGCGCGGCAGTGCGGCTGGGCAAGGACCCCAAGCGCATCGAGCCGCTGGTGCCGGTCGATCTGGTGGTGGATCACTCGGTCATGGTCGACTACTACGGCATCAAGAATGCGCTGACGCTGAACATGGAACTTGAATTCAAGCGCAACCGCGAGCGCTACGAGTTCATGAAATGGGGCATGCAGGCGTTCGACACGTTCCGCGTCGTGCCGCCGGGGGTGGGCATCTGTCACCAGGTGAATCTGGAATACCTGGGGCGCGGCGTACACAAGACGAAAGACCATGTTTACTACCCCGACACGCTGGTCGGCACCGACAGCCACACCACCATGATCAACGGCATTGGCGTGGTCGGCTGGGGCGTGGGCGGCATCGAGGCGGAGGCCGCCATGCTGGGCCAGCCGGTGTATCTGTTGACGCCCGACGTGGTCGGCATGGAACTGACCGGGCGGCTGCGCGAGGGCGTGACAGCGACCGACTTGGTGCTGACTGTGACGCAGGTGTTGCGCCAGCACAAGGTGGTGGGCAAGTTTGTCGAATTCTTTGGCGAGGGCACGCGCACGCTGGCCGTGCCGGACCGGGCCACGCTGGGCAATATGTCGCCCGAGTGCGGCGCCACCGTCAATTTCTTTCCGGTGGACGAGAAGACCCTCGAGTACTTTGTCGGCACCGGGCGCAGCAAGGACGAGATCGAGGCGTTCGAGGCCTACTTCAAGGCGCAGGGGCTGTTCGGCGTGCCCAAATCGGGCGAGATCGATTACTCGCAGGTGATCCGGCTCGATCTGGGCGATGTGACGCCCAGCCTGGCCGGTCCGAGGCGCCCGCAGGACCGCATCGATCTGGGCAAGATGAAGAGCCAGTTCGCCACGCTGTTTTCCAAACCCAACGCCGAGAATGGCTTCAACCAGCGCGCCGACCGGCTGGACACGCGCTACCCCGTGCATACCGCCGTCCCGCGCACCAATGGCGCCCCACCGGCGCCGCCGCTGCCACTGGGGGCCGCGCGTGACGTGGCGGAAATGGTGCTGAACCGGCCCACGCTGGAATCGAGCAAGGCGCACGCCGGCGTGCCCGAGCCGATGGAGCGCGACATCATGCTGGGCAATGGCGATGTGCTGATTGCCGCCATCACGAGCTGCACCAACACCTCCAACCCCAGCGTGATGCTGGCGGCGGGCCTGCTGGCCAAGAAGGCGGTGCAGGCGGGCCTGCGCGTGCAGCCGCACATCAAGACCTCGCTGGCGCCGGGCTCGCGCATCGTCACCGAGTACCTGACCCAGACCGGCCTGATGCCGTATCTGGAGCAACTGGGCTTCGGGCTGGTCGGCTACGGCTGCACCACCTGCATCGGCAACTCGGGCGACCTGACGCCGCAGCTGAACGACGCGATCAACCAGAACAACCTAGTATGCGCGGCCGTGCTCTCGGGCAACCGCAACTTCGAGGCGCGTATCCACCCGAACATCAAGGCCAACTTCCTGGCCAGCCCCCCACTGGTGGTGGCGTTTGCGATTGCCGGCACCGTGAGGCGCGACCTGATGACCGAGCCGGTGGGCCAGGGCACCGGGGGCAAGGACGTGTACCTGGGCGACATCTGGCCGACCAGCGACGAGATCTACAAGCTCATGAAGTTCGCGATGAACGGCAAGGCATTTCGCGAGAACTACGCGCGCATCGCGAGCCAGCCCGGCGCGCTGTGGGAGGAGATCGAGGGCGTGGCGGGCGAAGCCTATGCCTGGCCGCCCAGCACTTATATTGCCGAGCCGCCGTTCTTCGACGGGTTTGCTCTTGAAGAAGGAGCATCCAGGTCAGATGCCGTCGGGGCGATCGAGGTGAAAGGCGCCAGAATCATGGCGCTGTTCGGGGACTCCATCACGACCGACCATATCTCGCCCGCGGGCGCGATTGCGGAGAAGTCGCCGGCCGGCCAGTGGCTGCTCAAAAACGGCGTGGCCAAGGCCGACTTCAACAGCTACGGCTCGCGTCGCGGCAACCATGACGTGATGATGCGCGGCACCTTTGCCAATGTGCGCATCAAGAACCTGATGGTGCCGCCCGGCCCCGACGGCTCGCGCGAGGAGGGCGGCGTCACGCTGCTGCAGCCCGACGGCGCCAAGATGTTCATCTACGACGCGGCCATGAAGTACATGGCGTCCGGTGTGCCGACCGTGGTGTTTGCGGGCGAGGAATACGGCAATGGCTCGAGCCGCGACTGGGCCGCCAAGGGCACGCAGCTGCTCGGCATCAAGGCGGTGGTGGCCAGGAGCTTCGAGCGCATCCATCGCAGCAACCTGGTGGGCATGGGCGTGCTGCCGCTGCAGTTCAAGGGGGCGGACTCGTGGCAATCCCTCAAGCTCACGGGCAACGAAGTGATTGCCATCACGCCGCACCCCGACCTCAAACCGCAAAGCGACGCCAGGCTCGTGATTACGCGCGGAGACGGCAGCAAGACCGAGGTCACGGTGACGCTGCGCATCGACACGCCGATCGAGGTGGACTACTACCGCAACGGCGGCATCCTGCCGTTTGTGCTGAGGCAGCTGCTGGCCTGA
- the kynA gene encoding tryptophan 2,3-dioxygenase — protein sequence MSNEQIVIEEKAQLDFSQSMSYGDYLHIDEVLNAQHPLSPAHDEMLFIIQHQTSELWMKLMLHELGAAVRCVARDELPPAFKMLARVSRIFDQLVHAWDVLATMTPPEYSAIRPYLGQSSGFQSAQYRCIEFSLGNKNPAMLGPHQHNPQRLAMVRAAFEAPSLYDEALRLLARRGLPLPADQTERDWTQPREPSDAVEQAWLTVYRDPNHYWDLYQLGEKLTDLEDAFRVWRFKHVTTVERIIGFKRGTGGTGGVSYLRKMLEVVLFPELWKLRTDL from the coding sequence ATGAGCAACGAACAAATCGTGATCGAAGAAAAGGCCCAGCTGGACTTCAGCCAGTCGATGAGCTATGGCGACTATCTCCACATCGACGAGGTGCTGAATGCGCAGCATCCCCTGTCGCCGGCGCACGACGAGATGCTGTTCATCATCCAGCACCAGACCAGCGAGCTGTGGATGAAGCTGATGCTGCACGAGCTGGGCGCCGCGGTGCGCTGCGTGGCCCGCGACGAGCTGCCGCCGGCGTTCAAGATGCTCGCGCGGGTCAGTCGCATCTTCGATCAGCTGGTGCACGCCTGGGACGTGCTCGCAACCATGACGCCGCCCGAATACAGCGCGATCCGCCCCTACCTCGGCCAGTCGAGCGGGTTCCAGAGCGCGCAGTACCGCTGCATCGAATTCTCGCTCGGCAACAAGAACCCGGCGATGCTGGGTCCGCACCAGCACAACCCGCAGCGGCTGGCGATGGTGCGCGCCGCGTTCGAGGCGCCGTCGCTGTACGACGAAGCGCTGCGCCTGCTCGCGCGCCGCGGGCTGCCGCTGCCCGCGGATCAAACCGAGCGCGACTGGACCCAGCCGCGAGAGCCCAGCGACGCGGTCGAGCAGGCCTGGCTCACCGTGTACCGAGACCCGAACCATTACTGGGACCTGTACCAGCTCGGCGAGAAGCTGACCGACCTGGAAGACGCATTTCGCGTCTGGCGCTTCAAGCATGTGACCACGGTCGAGCGCATCATCGGCTTCAAGCGCGGCACCGGCGGCACCGGCGGCGTGAGTTATCTGCGCAAGATGCTCGAGGTGGTGCTGTTCCCCGAGCTATGGAAGCTGCGCACGGATTTATAA